A single Fusarium oxysporum Fo47 chromosome IV, complete sequence DNA region contains:
- a CDS encoding Rieske [2Fe-2S] iron-sulfur domain-containing protein, whose amino-acid sequence MLTLGTLIFFAIAAAIALIAKKTLSKPQKENLISRAIPAAPPLTQPLPSTWYKSDDIYELERRAIFSKKWILLTHKMRFDQTGAWVRYAEAGFDFFLIRNAEGTIRGFHNICRHRAFPVVVKDNGQNNVLSCKYHGWSYGMNGQLAKAPLYQDLPGFDRSKNGLFPLHTHVDANGFVWINMDAKAVPENPWSEDLSQSANHGSFNFDDYKFDHVKQDTSSFNWKTLADKSCTGSNIDNFENAAEKKSVANDFFFPNASMTISPHFFFLLRCVPTSATKSQLQYEVYRHKSASESDFKKVEEILQQTASEQEAPAEKNLRAGVLVDQTPLQFQNQVYQLVEHHRKLEGVAGREIRPAQQILDKSATKTEQDESLYSSCSGLSCGKIAKDLSW is encoded by the exons ATGTTGACTCTCGGTACactcatcttcttcgccatAGCGGCTGCTATCGCCCTCATCGCAAAGAAGACACTATCTAAACCACAGAAGGAAAACCTTATCTCAAGAGCCATCCCCGCCGCTCCACCCCTCACTCAACCCCTCCCCTCAACATGGTACAAGTCAGACGACATCTACGAACTTGAGCGAagagccatcttctcaaagaaATGGATCCTGCTCACTCACAAGATGCGCTTCGACCAGACTGGCGCCTGGGTTCGATATGCTGAAGCTGGTTTCGATTTCTTCCTCATCCGAAATGCAGAGGGTACTATCAGGGGCTTTCACAACATCTGCCGTCACCGTGCTTTTCCCGTCGTTGTCAAGGATAATGGCCAGAACAACGTCTTGTCCTGCAAGTACCATGGTTGGTCTTACGGTATGAACGGCCAGCTTGCCAAGGCTCCTCTGTATCAGGATCTCCCCGGATTTGATCGCTCCAAGAACGGTCTCTTCCCTCTTCACACTCACGTCGATGCCAACGGCTTTGTCTGGATCAACATGGACGCCAAGGCCGTGCCTGAGAACCCATGGAGCGAGGACCTCAGCCAATCAGCGAATCACGGATCTTTCAACTTTGATGACTACAAGTTTGATCATGTCAAGCAAGACACAAGCAGCTTCAACTGGAAGACACTGGCCGACAAGTCTTGCACTGGTAGCAACATTGACAATTTTGAGAACGCCGCTGAGAAGAAATCTGTTGCCaacgacttcttcttccccaacGCCTCCATGACTATCTC TCctcacttcttcttcctcttgcgATGTGTCCCTACATCAGCCACAAAGTCCCAACTACAGTATGAAGTCTACCGACACAAGAGCGCCAGCGAGTCCGACTTCAAGAAGGTCGAAGAGATCCTCCAGCAAACAGCCAGCGAACAAGAAGCCCCCGCCGAGAAGAACCTCCGCGCCGGCGTTCTCGTTGACCAGACCCCTCTTCAGTTCCAGAACCAAGTGTATCAACTAGTCGAGCACCACCGCAAGCTCGAGGGTGTCGCTGGTCGTGAGATTCGACCCGCTCAGCAGATCCTGGACAAGTCTGCTACCAAGACTGAGCAAGACGAGAGTCTCTACTCTTCCTGCTCTGGTCTTTCGTGTGGTAAAATAGCCAAGGACCTTTCTTGGTAA
- a CDS encoding P-loop containing nucleoside triphosphate hydrolase protein encodes MASTFDFNKEWELSMERQRKCLGKNSKRIQSLSYDKFKTSLTEARDKHSRAPTTAVLQKLQPLFDQLHNFVNAITSIVQSSPELTGFIWGAIQAVLIVASRFTSLLSLITEMLHDLTSLVVQLNRYLALFPKADELQQCSRQLIDDYVGFSISAFLFFKRWPISVTVLPAASEKLFEVPFLRNPHFAERDTEVELVRTSLTQPKPPHDIRSTICLLQGLGGVGKTTIALEYAFKYGGEYDFVFWIPARTELDVLNTATALARKLQIDKPWLLIFDNVEELSTVMPIWPTNGQGHILLTSQNSKLAHFCSSNIAVSLLDSSAGSRLFLAYRTVAQNSLSQPIPSPKLSDHTDHREKAELIATELSGNPLAITAVAGLLSSMSLEEILNTLQRYSSFSKILPPGTSPTLVQYDSPFGATWDKAQEKLDPSSRLLVQTLAMLSPTGLTEEIVLSGDQNANLSLFRLDSVAHFGHTKPSSCSASRLRRKCLSSATRSLLSVGIAFAELLGDSTSYFWERGFYKEGYETSDAAEAVCDTLENEYASEKANIYAISGAIRQGHGISQRRRCIETWGKALKLRHAHLQAKIPYMTIDEDIVCWGNAWNDLGCIYVDLGSYAEAFDFFMLAWEIRKASPLCQQHYNHFPESPMNVAIALAGMSKHQEAIDLMSETTQTHFALVSILVSAGRYEDAFSEARAVYERRNNIFGLASRQTSDAAYMLAVVEEKRGNFDKARARMAGLRKP; translated from the exons ATGGCTTCCACTTTCGACTTCAACAAGGAATGGGAACTATCTATGGAGCGGCAGCGGAAATGCCTGGGCAAAAATTCTAAACGTATCCAATCCTTATCCTACGACAAGTTCAAAACGAGCCTCACAGAGGCTCGTGACAAGCACAGTAGAGCGCCAACAACAGCCGTACTCCAGAAGCTGCAACCCTTGTTCGACCAACTTCACAATTTCGTCAATGCCATCACGTCCATCGTGCAGTCATCCCCTGAACTAACAGGTTTCATCTGGGGAGCGATACAGGCTGTTCTCATA GTGGCGAGCCGGTTCACAAGCCTTCTTTCGCTCATTACGGAAATGCTTCACGACCTCACATCACTAGTTGTTCAGCTAAATCGATATCTTGCCCTGTTTCCAAAAGCGGATGAACTTCAACAATGTTCGCGCCAGCTTATTGACGATTATGTTGGCTTCTCAATTAgtgcttttcttttcttcaaaaGATGGCCAATTT CCGTTACCGTGTTACCAGCAGCTTCGGAAAAGCTATTCGAGGTTCCGTTTCTAAGAAACCCGCACTTCGCAGAGCGAGATACAGAGGTGGAGCTAGTGCGAACATCTTTGACCCAGCCAAAGCCACCTCATGACATACGTTCCACTATTTGTTTATTACAAGGCCTTGGCGGCGTCGGAAAAACAACCATAGCTTTGGAGTATGCATTTAAATACGGAGGGGAATACGATTTCGTGTTTTGGATCCCAGCGCGAACAGAGCTCGACGTCCTCAACACAGCAACGGCATTGGCCCGAAAGCTTCAAATTG ACAAGCCTTGGCTTCTTATTTTCGACAATGTAGAAGAACTATCAACTGTGATGCCAATCTGGCCGACAAATGGCCAGGGCCATATCTTACTAACTTCCCAAAATTCCAAACTCGCTCACTTCTGTTCGTCAAACATCGCGGTCTCTCTACTAGACAGTTCTGCTGGATCCCGTCTGTTTCTCGCATACCGAACAGTAGCTCAAAATTCTCTTTCTCAGCCCATTCCAAGTCCAAAGTTGTCAGACCACACTGATCACCGTGAGAAGGCGGAACTCATAGCTACTGAACTCAGTGGTAATCCGCTGGCAATTACAGCTGTTGCTGGACTGCTCTCAAGTATGTCTCTTGAAGAGATTCTGAACACCCTCCAGCGTTATAGCTCCTTTTCGAAAATTCTCCCACCAGGTACAAGCCCTACCCTCGTACAGTATGACAGTCCATTTGGTGCAACCTGGGATAAGGCGCAAGAGAAACTTGATCCGAGTTCACGTCTACTCGTCCAAACACTGGCTATGCTTAGCCCTACTGGGTTAACAGAGGAGATTGTCCTGTCTGGAGATCAGAATGCTAATCTCTCCCTCTTCCGTCTTGATTCTGTGGCTCA TTTCGGACATACGAAGCCATCATCTTGTTCAGCGTCAAGGCTCCGACGGAAGTGCCTATCTTCTGCTACACG GTCTTTACTCTCGGTCGGAATCGCCTTCGCTGAGTTGTTAGGCGACTCCACAAGCTATTTTTGGGAGAGAGGCTTCTACAAAGAGGGTTATGAGACCAGTGATGCCGCAGAAGCAGTTTGCGATACATTAGAGAATGAGTATGCATCTGAAAAGGCCAACATCTATGCTATCTCAGGTGCAATTCGTCAGGGACATGGGATCTCTCAGCGTCGAAGATGTATAGAAACGTGGGGTAAGGCCCTGAAACTACGCCATGCGCATTTACAGGCAAAGATACCATATATGACCATAGATGAAGATATCGTCTGTTGGGGAAATGCGTGGAACGACCTTGGCTGTATCTATGTTGATCTCGGGTCCTATGCTGAGGCTTTTGACTTTTTCATGCTAGCATGGGAAATACGCAAAGCTTCCCCTCTGTGCCAACAGCATTACAACCACTTTCCAGAATCACCGATGAACGTCGCAATAGCTCTCGCTGGAATGAGCAAGCACCAGGAAGCTATTGATCTGATGTCTGAAACGACTCAAA CTCACTTTGCTCTGGTATCCATTCTGGTCTCTGCTGGAAGATACGAAGATGCATTTTCTGAGGCCAGAGCTGTTTATGAAAGAAGGAATAATATTTTCGGTTTAGCTAGTAGGCAAACTTCCGATGCAGCCTATATGCTGGCGGTTGTAGAAGAGAAACGAGGGAATTTTGACAAGGCCAG GGCCCGAATGGCTGGACTGAGGAAGCCGTAG
- a CDS encoding beta-lactamase/transpeptidase-like protein: MKTSNALFASLSSTITEITRLSGIAGVSVGVIDNGQIIHQASYGFCDVESQSACDSESTFVLGSLSKSFTSILLAYLVEDGRLGWDDPLCKILPDFQRDSHDLSRHTTIADLLSHHSGLSAFDALWLGSNNVPLLKHDDAVDILSYVPQGGSFRNSFIYNNFAYEVLGHVIEKVSGSSYSSFLREKLLEPLGMKRTYYTDAEGMENEAKPYAALKNASVVQIPPALKGKDVLMGPAGGVRSCIDDLLNFYDALMVSAAEQLEIRATARTSHQRQRPSLPGLAAMWTGWNILPMPLVREHSYGYGWLRSQLPSVLAPSRGNPELSPLIGIGTGSRLAIWHSGDIPGYQTHATLFPETNQAVVVLTNSMTLNAGSRYISDLLIEALFDNLDNAHDYVKLARISATLGSTRMDAIHKRLIEGCTRSKPIKPLDAYIGKYYNAAKNFFIDILEAEDDVLYVSFMGRKDYTFKLEPYQDDSFFWFLGHDEAARLARYDGYGEEFYMVRFGNAGDKDGPLNTLWWKHEVSLGGYGEAFKRQKQGEAEADEDITEL; the protein is encoded by the coding sequence ATGAAGACCTCTAATGCGCTCTTCGCAAGCCTATCTTCCACTATCACCGAGATAACTCGCTTGTCTGGCATTGCTGGAGTCTCGGTCGGTGTCATTGACAACGGCCAAATCATCCACCAGGCGTCATATGGCTTTTGCGATGTCGAGAGCCAGAGCGCCTGCGACAGCGAAAGCACCTTCGTCCTTGGTTCTTTGTCAAAATCCTTTACTTCTATTCTACTCGCTTATTTGGTTGAGGACGGTCGCCTAGGCTGGGACGACCCTCTGTGTAAAATCTTACCCGACTTCCAGAGAGACTCTCATGACCTGAGCCGCCACACTACCATCGCCGACCTTTTATCTCATCACAGTGGCTTGTCCGCCTTCGACGCCCTCTGGTTAGGATCAAACAATGTACCTCTTCTAAAGCATGACGATGCCGTCGACATCTTGAGCTACGTGCCACAAGGAGGTTCATTCCGCAATTCTTTTATATACAACAACTTTGCCTACGAAGTACTCGGCCACGTCATTGAGAAGGTCTCGGGCTCATCATACTCTTCGTTCCTCCGAGAAAAGCTTCTCGAGCCGTTGGGTATGAAGCGAACATATTACACCGATGCAGAGGGCATGGAGAATGAAGCCAAGCCCTACGCCGCCCTCAAAAACGCATCAGTCGTTCAAATCCCTCCGGCTCTAAAGGGGAAGGATGTTTTGATGGGCCCTGCGGGCGGTGTTCGAAGCTGTATTGACGACCTTCTTAATTTCTATGATGCCTTGATGGTGTCCGCTGCAGAGCAGCTGGAGATCAGAGCGACTGCAAGGACCTCACATCAGCGCCAAAGGCCCTCGCTGCCTGGACTTGCAGCTATGTGGACAGGGTGGAATATTCTACCAATGCCTCTAGTTCGAGAACACTCTTATGGGTATGGCTGGCTAAGATCCCAGTTACCGTCTGTTCTTGCTCCCTCACGTGGCAATCCGGAACTTAGCCCTTTGATTGGAATCGGTACCGGGTCTCGCCTTGCCATCTGGCACAGTGGCGACATCCCAGGATATCAGACCCATGCAACTCTGTTCCCTGAGACGAACCAGGCAGTAGTTGTCTTGACAAACTCTATGACCCTAAATGCCGGCTCAAGGTACATTAGCGATCTTCTCATAGAAGCACTTTTTGACAACTTGGACAATGCGCACGATTATGTAAAGCTGGCCAGAATTTCTGCAACCTTGGGGAGCACAAGAATGGATGCTATTCACAAAAGATTGATTGAAGGATGTACGCGATCCAAACCTATCAAACCCCTCGATGCGTACATCGGAAAGTATTACAACGCAGCaaagaacttcttcatcgacaTCTTAGAGGCTGAGGACGATGTACTTTATGTTTCATTCATGGGGAGGAAAGACTACACCTTCAAACTGGAGCCATACCAGGAtgacagcttcttctggttTCTAGGCCACGATGAGGCTGCAAGACTTGCCCGCTACGATGGATACGGAGAAGAATTCTACATGGTAAGATTTGGCAATGCAGGCGACAAAGATGGCCCCCTCAATACCCTGTGGTGGAAGCACGAGGTGTCCCTCGGCGGATATGGTGAAGCATTCAAACGTCAGAAACAGGGAGAGGCAGAGGCTGATGAAGATATCACGGAGCTCTAG